The nucleotide window CTCCCCTGACAAACAAAAGCGCCAGTCGCCCCCGGGAGAGGCGACGGGCTCCAGGCGCCCACAGCTTGTGGGCCAAGCGAGCGCCCACGTCCCGCCCCGCCGTCTCCTTTCGTCCCCTGGACACGCGTGCAGGCTGCGCCAGTGCGGCCCCTCTGGGGCGGACTCACCCTCGTTGAAATACTGGATGAAATCAAGGGCGTGCTTGACCACGCTTCTCATCTGCTGGAGGATGTCGGCTCTGAGAACGCCCTGGGGCTGGGGGCCCACCTCAATGCCTGCGCAGAGGAGGCAGACGGGCCGTGACTCGGTGCCCCCCCTGACCCCCAGGGAGCAAGATGGGCGGAGCCTGATGACCCCATGGCGGGTGTAAGCGAGGCCACAGGACCGGCCTGGCCTGGCCCCCCTGGGCCCCTCCCCACAAGCCCTGGCTCTCCTCCCctgacctccctccctccctctctcatcaGAGCCACGAGGGGCGGGTGTGATGGAGGGGCAGAACTGAGCCTGGACTCAGGAATAGGTACAGGGAGCGGGAGGGGGGGCGGGCAGAGGAGCCAGTGCCAACGTGCTTCGTGCCAAGCAATCCTGTAGCTCCTGGGACCGACTCCTCTACCAGACCCCGGGGGCGTGGCCAGGGGAAGGGGGGCCACataagtgggggaggggaagccTCGGCAAAGCTTCTGCCAGCGCGGACCATGCCCATCCCCCCCCCGCCATCTCCCCAGGAGAACTGAGTGTGCCCACAGGACAGCAGCCTGGGGGCCCTTCCAGGGACTCTGGAGCCCCCCTCGCTGTGGCTGAGACGGTCAACAGGGAAGGGTTCCCCGCCATGGGCGGCCTCGAAGGGGGAGCCAGGCAGCGGGCAGCCAGCGAAGGGCCTGGCCTGCCCCAGGCCACTTACCCACGGGGTGCTTGGCGATGGAGCGCGCGGTGGCGTACTTCAGAGACGGGTGCTCGATGAGGTACACGGAGCAGGGCGTGGGGGCCACGGAGCTCTGCAAGAGGCGGAGGAGGGCGGCCGGGATGCACCGGGGCCGGGGCTCATGGCTCCCTGTGAGGGCCCCGGCAGCCCCACTCTTCGCTTCGGGGTGAGTCTCCCGCGCCTCGCCGGCTGAGCCGGGGCCCCACGTCCTCCGGAGGTCTTTCCAGGCCCCTCTCACCCCGGGCCCCTCGCTTCCCTGTCCCGCCCCCCCCCGGGCCCCTCgcttccctctccaccccccCGGGCCCCTCgcttccctctccacccccccccgGGCCCCTCgcttccctctccacccccccccgGGCCCCTCGCTTCCCtgtcccaccccccccccccgggccccTCGCttccctgtcccccccccccgcccgggGCCCTCCGTCCTTGTGGGCATCTCCAGAACGCCCCGCCCAGAGCAGGGGCTCCCGATCCCCGGCCCTTCCCAACCACACTCTGCTCTCCGAGCTGAAAGAAGGCCAGGCGGCCAGCTGGGCCAAGCGAGACCTGAACAAGAAGGTCTCCCGGGCCGCTGCCCCAGAATGCCCGGAGGCATGGCACCCCCTTCGCCCGCCCCCCTCTCCACCCCTGCTCCCAGCACCCAGGCAAACTGTGCCCCTTCAGCCATCCGCCAGCGGTGGGATCTCGGGGGCCGCCCCCTCCCTGCCTGCCCCCCCGCGGATCTCTCTGCTTCTCCCAGAAGAGCCTTCTTCGTCCCCAGGGCACCCCGAGGACTCGCCCGGAGCTCATCTTGTGCACCCGAGCGCCAGGGCTGCCATTTCTCTCTTCCAGATTCCCCTGACGGATTCAGCCCCCGATTCCAGCCACCAGCACCCCGGCCCGGCCCTGGCCCCCACATCTGCCAAGCCCAGGAGCAGGCAGAGATCCCTGGGCTCTCCTAGAGCCCCCCCGGCTCTTCCTGCTGGCCCCGCACGCATTTCTGCTCCGGGCTCCCAGACGATCCGGGTGAGCTCCCTCCAGAGCTCCCCGGGGTGTGAGCCGGGTGTCCGAAGGAGGAGCGGCCCGGCCTGGGCCGGCCTGTGAAGGGGGCTTGCTGGGGCCGCGCCTCGGCCTCCTTTCCCGGAGTGCCCGGCCATCACTGGCCGTTCCCTGGCCTGCCGCTTGGCCACGTCTCTCTCAGGAAAGTCAGGACGTCCCTTTGCCCAGGAGAAAGGAAACTCGTAGAGGGCAGCAGCTGCTCTTCCTGTCTGTGCTTCTCCAGGGCCCACGAAGGCTTGTGGAAGCATAAATGGAGGCTCCACCCTCGTTTGTGGTTACGTGTGAGCCCGTGCAGAGCTGAGCTGCCCTGTGCCACTTTCATGGCTGCCCTCCCATCCACCCTGAGGAATCGTCCCCAGAGCTCTCTGAGCCCCCTGTTGGTCTCCTCGCCAAGGCTGGCTGGTGCTGGCTGCCGCCATTTTCACAGGACTCCTGACACACACGCGTGCACACACTCCCCTTTTACAAGCATCCTTCACTTCTGCCCCGCTTTTGCCTTGTGGACAAATCTCCTTGCCCCGCCGGTTGGCTGGAGAGAGCATCCTGTGCATCCACAAGGCTCTCCTTAGATAGTCTCCCCCGTCCCTCTCCTCAGAACTTCCGTCCCTCCTGGGCTGACTTTCCCCTGCAAGATCCTCTGCAATCTACTCTCTGAAATGTCACGGTACACATCAGGCTTCCTGGCTCTCCCCGCCTTCTGCCTTCTGCATCACTTTGAACTCCAGGAAGAAGGgtccatccttccctccccacaagtctTCTCTCTGGACCGGCCAATGGGACCCAGAAAAGCTATCCCTCTGCCTTTGGGGGAGGGGTAAAGCGAAGATCCAGCCAAGGAGTTGCCAGCTGCTCAGCTTTTGGCACAGGGTTCTAGGCGGCGTCTGGGTAACTGAGATTCCCTACTGCTGCCTCCTCCACATCCATATCTTCCTTCTGTCCAGGGGGTCGCTAGCATAGCCCTAACGATgatattatttctgcttctcctGACTGTCGCCAGTCACGTTCTCCCCTGTGACCCTCCCCTTTGCTTCCTGGATTTCCTCACACAATCAGACCtgtcttaaaaatacttttttcaatGTGTAAAAATGCATTTTCTCTCGCTCTCACCCACCCCTTCTCCATAGGAAAGGGCAGACCTTTCAAACATGTCTCATCTGTCCAGCAAAACAGATTCCCCCACTGGCCCATGTCTTCACTTCCACCTTGGCCAGACCTTGGaaatccacccccaccccccggcCAAAGGGCAGTGAAGCCCATGGGGGCAAATCGGCCTCTTGGAGGGGAGGCTCTTGGGCTTGGGGACCCCATATATGGGCATCTGGGGACATTGAATTTTATACTCGAGGCCTTCTGGCCTTGGATCTTCCACGGTGCTTCCTGTGAATGTATTATGCAGCATCTTCTCAGGCTTCTGCTCCCCCTGGAAGGAGGTAGGGtaactcttctccctcctcctgcccaTGCAGGCTTCCCCCACTCtcatggagaaggaagtgaccCTTCATTTattacctgctatgtgccagacaccgcGCTAAGCTCATCTTCCTGTTTCACAGCtgaggaagtgatttgcccagcagcACAGCAGGGAAATGGCCAGGACGGGCTTATTCCTCTCTGGATATCCCCAACTCTCAGCCCAGGGCCTTTTCCTGCCTCCCCCTCTTCATCTCTGTGAGATGCCAAGAAAGCCTGTCCTTCCCAGCTCTTGTTAGAGACCCTCCAGCCCTGGCCAGCCGCCATCACCCCTCTCCAGGGGCCATGTTAAATGCCACCTTGTCTTCCAGAGGGTTTCCCCCACAGTTGTCTCCTGGCACCGTTGCTCTGCCCACCACCTCTCCTGGGTTCAGGGGCTTCCAGCCGTGGAAGATCACGTTTGTGGTGGAACCAAGGCTGTGGCAGGTCCCGGCATCTCTTGAGCTCCCCATAGTCCAAGCCGAGTTCTGTCTCCATCCCTGGCAAGCATCGTGTCCTCCCTGTCGGGCTTATTAACTGCTCCTTGCTGTGATGAGCTGCCTTAGAGAGGGTCCGTGTTGAACCAAGAGCCACAATAGGTCACACAGGGGGCTTTAAACGCATCACTGAACTGAACAGTCGCCCCGTCCTAATAAGAGGATGGGTTAAGAATCCATTTCCACCAGCCTCGTCATCacacccatttcacagatgaggagtTCCCTGAAgactggggaagggaaggaagttgCCAAAGGTCACACCATCTCCCCTCAGACTCTGATGGACCCTGAGCCTCGGGAAGAAGCAGGCTTCCCGCATAGGGCTGGCCGCCTCCTCCTGGGAGGCTGCCACCCCCTAGAAATGCATCCTGGGGCCGGCAGCCCCGGCAGCCCAATGACGTGGGTCCTCCTGCTCGGTGCCCTGCTGGGTCTGGCATACCAATGGAGGAGCCCCCGTGATCAAAGCCAGGCTGTGTGCATGTCAGGAGTggtgtggaggagagaatttgcaaggcatgcagcaagacaagaagctggagattgatcagctgtcagtcaaatgaagattccatttggaatgtgagtGGGAAACAGCTGGGGGCAAGAGCCAATGTGCTCTTGACTGAATTTAAGGGCTTTGGGCTTCTGGCTGAGGTGAAGGAAGAAGCTAGTTTATCTCTTGGACTCGAGATAATCCAGTTGGAGGTGGCCCGGCTGattggaaggcagaagaagaaggacaagagtccacatatctctctctgactggctctgtttcagggtagtgactgaattgccatttctctccatctcctccaacctaacactcattgTATAGAATAGGGATTTCCTGCCCCTCTTACCTTATGCTCCACCCTTGTCccgtcttccccaaataaaccccttgcttGACAAAGaagatcaagaactatttcattgaaacctcacagctcactGAGTgctgaagaaggggggaggggaggctgaaaggctctgaagagggaggtacaaagggaggtggagagggaggagagtaggcaaaagaagataactgtcTGATCCATTAgctatctagtatccatcaaaaaTACACCCCagaatatcatctattacagtggGGGGATGCCTGCCCAGTATCCCTGGGACCATCAGCATCCAAGGACACTGGGCGCAGGGAGCCCCAAGCCTGGGTGAGGGGCTCCCCCACCAGCACAAGAGCCCTCCAGGGGCCCTGGGTCACCTGTTCTGTTTCCCTCGGCCCGACTCCCAGGGACCAAAGCGAGGGGTGACAAGCAGCCCGTGCACAGAGGCTGGGGCATGCCGGGCCCCCCAAGCCATGTGGCGCTGATTGCTGCAAGCAGGGGACGCTTCCCGATCAGCCCCTGAACGGAGGCGCGGGCCGCCCCGGAGGTACCTGGATGTAACGGAACATCTGGATGAGCACGTCGTCGCGGGAGCTCTCCAGGATGAGGGTGCAGCCCATGTTGGAGGTGGTGTTGTGCAGGTCGAGGATCACATCGTAGGCGCCGAACAGGCGATGGATCTCCCGGGCCTGCTCCACCTCGTAAGGCTGGTCCTCGGGGGGCTCCGGGCTGTGAGcggacagagagagaagaggcctCAGGCCCGACTCGGCCTAGTGCCCTCCCCCAGGGCCCGAGAGCTCAGGCTCCAGGCGCCGAGACGGCGGCACCCGGAGTGAGCCGGGGTCCGAGGGCGAAGGGCCCTCAGCGTGGCGGACCCCTGGGACAGGGAGGACACACGGGAGCGGCCTTTCCCTGCCCCCGCACGGGCCTGCTCTTTCCCAGGGCGTTGAAGGCCCCCCGAGACAGGCTCCAGCCCCCCACGCCGACTAACCCCCGTCTGCTTCGGGTTCTCATCTGTAAAGCGAGCCAGAGAAGGGGTCGATGCCCAGAAAACCCCAGCGAGGGCCACGAGGAGCCCCGCAAGCCCCATGAACGCTTCTCAGCGTGCCCGAGCCCTGCGCTCCCCATCTGGGGCCCCCGGCTGGAGGGGAGGCGTCCCGAGGGCCCTCTTCAGCCTCCTCCCCGTGCTCAGCACCCACGGCGGGCGCCCAGATGGgagggctggctggctggctcagtgggcGGAGCTATTTACGCCAAAGCTGGGCCTTGCATTCGCAGTCAGCATTCCTTCCTTCACTCATTCAGTCCTCCAGGTCTTGGGACCCACCGGGGACGGGCCTCGCTTGTAGGGTGTCTGGCCAATGGAGAAGGGCCTGGGCCAGGCCCCCGCCCCGGATCTCGCCCCCAGCCCAGAGGGGGCGGCCTTGGCTCAGAAACCCTTCGTCATCCCCGGCGTCTGGCCCTGGATGCCTCCCAGCGGGCCAGGGTCCGGCCGAGTCCGAGGAGGGCCGGAGAGCCCACGCCTAGCTGGCCGCAGAGGCACGCAGGGCTCTCCTTTCTCTGGGGCGCAGCCAACTTTTTGCTGGGCTGAACCATTTCGGCCTTTGGGTCCTGCTTTCTCCCCCTCGGAGCGGACTTCCTCGCAAACAAACCCCTAATGTGGTGGAGGACCAGGAACGCGCGGCTGGCTCTGGGCTGCTCCGGCCAGGAGACAGGGCACTCCCCAGCTccgtgaccctgggcacgtcacctAACCCCAGGGCCTAGCCCCGGAGCCCGCTCCTCCCATCCAGTCGGGCCTAGCCCAGGCCAGGACAGCAGGAACCTGGCAATAAGGAAGTTTTCCCTCTGCCTCCGGGGAATCTGGAAACCGCCCTCAACAGCTTCCATAGCTCCGAGCCCCCACCGGAGTGTGCTGAGGCAAAGGGCCACCCTTTTAAACCCGTCTCTCCCCTTTCCTAGAAGCTCCCCAGCTCCCTACTGCCTTCTCTTAGGGGCGTCCCAAGGCCGCCTCACTCACAATCGGCGGTTTAGGAGATGAAGTAAATAGTTAAATTCTAGCAAGAGCAGGCGGACACATTTCTAAGGcccaaaggggggagggggagagagagggacggagacagagagacgcagagagagacagaggcacacacacacacagacagacagacagacagacagacagacggacgccGAGcgccacacacacagacagacagacagacagacagacagacagacggacgccGAGCGCCACAGGCCCTGCAGAGGCTTCTCCTTCCCaggctcccttcccttcccccgcCCAGCCAAGGCTCAGGGTGCGGAGCTGCAGGCATTTCTGTCCCGAGTCCGGAGGTCGCGGCATACTGCTGGGAGGAGCGTCACGTGCCGTGCCGGGgcgcccgggggggggggggggagcggggTCGGAGGCCCAGCCGATGCTCTGGTCCCGTGAGGAAGGCACCAGCCACAGTGCCGAATGGGGGTGTCTTCGCGGCTCTCTGCGGGTCCAGAGAGGAGGCAGGGAGACCCAGAGGCCGGGGGAGGAGGGCTTGAAGAGGCACAGGACGCGGCAGTGGAGAGGAAGGCGAGGACTGACTGGAGGGAGAACCTGGGTCTTGCGTGTGCCCcaaaaggggaaggaggggagagtggGGGTCCCTGCTCTCCTGGCTCTCGCCCCCCAGGGACGACGGGACATCTCGGGGGCTGAGAGCAGAAAGGGGCGCCCAGGGGAGAAGGCCAGGAGGTGGGCTATGGGCAGAAGGAGGACTGGCAGGGAGGCACGGCAGAAGCAAGCTGGAGGGCTGAGCCTGGAGCCAGCAGTCCTGGGTGTGAATTCCGCCTCTCCTGCTTCGGCCCTCTGGGGCGTCCCAATGTTCTGACTCCTCCCATCCACTGCCCAACCTGCTGCCCGATCTGCCTCcactcagcaagcatttattaagctccttctgTTTGCCAGGCCCTCTCCTGGCcccgggggggcggggggggggacaAAGGCAGGAGGCTGCTTAGCCTCCATCTGGGGCTGCCTCTCTCACGCTCCTCAAGGGAGGCTGCAAAAACCCAGTCTGAGATACAGACATTCGGTGGGGTAGGGAGGGGATCagggagggcttcctggaggaggtggaggCTTATTTGCTAGAGGGGCTCCTCAAGAATCTCTTTGAAATGCAGGCCAAGGAAGCCATTCCTGGACAAAAGGGAAAGGCTGGGCCTCCTGGCGGCTCCACTGAGGGAGGGCTCGAGGAGGCAGGGTGCTGGCCCAGCGGCTCTCCTCTGGCTGGGGGTCTGACGGAGGCCACAGCCCCAGGGTGGCCGGCTTGTCTGGCCCTCCGCCGCTCCTCCTGCCGCCGTGCTCTCGGGGAGCCCTGGGTCTCCCCCGACAAGGAGGCTCGAGCAGGCATTTGTTTGTGTGCGCAGAGCCCGGGCCTCTGAGTCTCCGGTCCTGGGTTCGAAGCCCAGCTGTGCCCTTTTCCTGGCCCCTCCAGGCATGGCTGGCAGGACGGGGTCTTTGCCCCCCCCTCCACAACCTCAAAGGCGGGGCCAAGGGGAGCCCCTGAGGGGCTGCCCAGCCCAAGTAGCCCCCCCCGGGCACAGCCGAGGCTGGCAGCGAGGCCTGGCACGGGCGCCCGTGTGCGGGGAGGAGGACGGTGCTCTGCCCCGGCTCGCCTTACCCCAGGTGCGCGGGGTCGAAGACGCGGTTCAGGTCGCGGTCGACGTAGCGGACGCCCCTGTGCACGGCGCGCGGGTTCGAGATGAAGGGCGTCACCCGGAGCCCCGGCCTCTGCACCTCGGCGCCGTCCTCCTGCCAGTGCCGCGCCAGAAGCACTCCGGACAGCTCGTTGCCGTGGGTGCCCCCGAAGATGGCCACCCTGGTCAGGGGCGTCCGGGCCCCCCGAGGGGCGGCCATTCCGGGTCGCTGGGCGGCCGGCTCTGCGGGCCAGAGAAGATTCCGGTGACGTCCGGCCAAAGTGCCCGCcggccctccctcctcccttctgacCATATTTGGAGCGGGAGGCGTCGGCTGGCCCGGCCAGACTCCCTGGGAGGGTAGCAGCTGGGCTGGGGGGGGGCTGGGCTGGCGCCTCACAAGCCTTCTATTCACAGCGAGAACAAGGGTCACAGAGAGCCCGATGGGGCACCCCCCCCTCAGCCCACCACGAGCCCCGACACGAGGCTGTCACGGGGCCGGCCGGCTCGGCCCCCCGCCAAGGGGAGCGCCCGCGAGTCTGTGGCCGCCCCACTTTGGGCGAGGCCCCTCCTGAAGGCCCTCCTGGTCCCGCGCGCGCCCCTCAGGCACCCCTTCCAGGCACAGGAAGAGACTCGAACCCAAGGCTTCAGACTCTGGAGAGTCCAGCAAGAGAGAACGCTTTTAGATGCCCGCGTGTTCCACCGCTCCCTTCTTCCTCATTCAGGCCTCACTAGGGCTCCTGAAGGATGGCCGGCAcggtccccattttacagaggggtaaactgaggcacgGTGGAGCACAGGGCCCCACAGCCATCAGTCTCTCAGTCTGGGTCACGGATGGGCTCCTTCGGGAGGTCCTCCTGTGCACCTCAGCTGGGGGCAAGGGCTGCGCCTGCCCCCCTTTACAGAGGAGGGAAGCCTCCTGGCCTTCCCCGCAGAGGTGGGAGGCAGCAGCCCCCCCTCAGTGCCCCGCTCTGTGCTGAggattctcccctcccccagcccatcCTCCATTTAGTGGCCACCCCCCCAAGGACACCCCCGgacctccctggcttccccaTCTTGTCCTGCCCGGAAGCTCACGTTGTACCCCCGGGGGCCTGGCACCGTGCCCGGCACCCAGCGGGTGCTGGACGGATGCCAGGCCTCTGAATTCTGGTTTCTTTTGGCAAGACGGGGCTTGGATCCAGGGGCCCGGGGGGAGCCTGGGTCAAAGGTCCGGCTTCCCGGGGGGTGGAGGGGTCTCCGAGCTCCCGGACTCCCCAGGGCGGGCACCCGTTTGTCggagcttgggggtggggggaggaatccTGCCTCCTCTCCCTTCTGGGTGCCTCCGGGCTGGGGCCGGCTGGGAGCGGAGCCCTTCGCCAGTGCTTTCTGGGAGTTCCTGGCCCAGGgccggcccccccccccccccccccccgaccgcGGGCAGGCCGGAAGGGGCCGGAGCCAGCCCAGGCCCAGAGCTGGAGCAAAGTCTGGGCACGGGAATGAGGGAAGGCTTCCCGGAGAAGGCAGGACTTGGGGGGCACCATGGAGTCCAGGGGAGTcgggagggaaggcagaagaggggatGCCCAGAGGAAATGGGAACGGCTCCGGAAGGCTCCGAGCGAACCGAGAGGGGGTGACAGGAGGGGCTGGGCTTTAGGAGAGTCACTTTGTGAGGTCCCACATTCCATAAGAGCCCAGGCATCACGCTGGCCATCCAGGCCATCTCTGGGACCACCAGGGCCCTCACTGGAGATTTCACCCACTTTCCCTTCCAGCACTGTCCCTGAGGGGGGCCAAACCAGTATTCCATCTCCTGCTTCTGGGCCTTTGCCCAGGCTGTGCCCAGTGCCTGGTGTGCCGCCTTCCTACTCTCTGACTTCTTTCCAGGAGGCCTTCCCTGGTCTGCGGGGTGGTGGCGCCCTCTTCTGCTTCTAGTTACCTTGGGATACCTTATCATCACCCTCTTGCCACTGGAGGCTCCTGGAGCGCAGGCTCCACCTTCACATGAGCAGGGAGGGGGCGGGACCGAAGAATACGGGCGGGGCCTCAGAGGTGGGAGCCGGCGGGAGGCGGGGCGCTCAGGCCCTGCGCAGGTGCAGTGGCAGCTTGCCTTCGCCCAGTTACTTCCGCCTGTCAGTCTGTGGGTCGGACGGAGTCGGACGTAGAGGGTGGCAGAGGGCAGCGCCGCAGCCATGAAGAGGAACGAGCCGGGGGGCGGTTCGGGCCGCCTGACTTCAGGTATGGCGCCCTGTGCCGCTCCGCCTCGTCCCCGCCTCGTCCCCGCCTCGTCCCCGCCTCACCCCGCCTTACCCCGCCTTACCCCGCCTTGTCCCCACCTCAGGCCCGAAGCCTCGAGGTCCCGCCCCTGGACCAACCCTAGCTGGCCTCTACGCATGCGCCCCGGGAGCactgggtgggggtgggagttTCTGCTT belongs to Monodelphis domestica isolate mMonDom1 chromosome 8, mMonDom1.pri, whole genome shotgun sequence and includes:
- the ASPA gene encoding aspartoacylase isoform X1, translated to MVRREEGGPAGTLAGRHRNLLWPAEPAAQRPGMAAPRGARTPLTRVAIFGGTHGNELSGVLLARHWQEDGAEVQRPGLRVTPFISNPRAVHRGVRYVDRDLNRVFDPAHLGPEPPEDQPYEVEQAREIHRLFGAYDVILDLHNTTSNMGCTLILESSRDDVLIQMFRYIQSSVAPTPCSVYLIEHPSLKYATARSIAKHPVGIEVGPQPQGVLRADILQQMRSVVKHALDFIQYFNEGREFPACSLEAYQVTGKVDYPRKANGEIAAVIHPSLQDRDWQPLKPGEPAFLTLDGTTIPFDGDGPVYPVFVNEAAYYEKGEAFAKTRKVTLTARRLDAAGAPREAPPQTRFPGDV
- the ASPA gene encoding aspartoacylase isoform X2, which encodes MAAPRGARTPLTRVAIFGGTHGNELSGVLLARHWQEDGAEVQRPGLRVTPFISNPRAVHRGVRYVDRDLNRVFDPAHLGPEPPEDQPYEVEQAREIHRLFGAYDVILDLHNTTSNMGCTLILESSRDDVLIQMFRYIQSSVAPTPCSVYLIEHPSLKYATARSIAKHPVGIEVGPQPQGVLRADILQQMRSVVKHALDFIQYFNEGREFPACSLEAYQVTGKVDYPRKANGEIAAVIHPSLQDRDWQPLKPGEPAFLTLDGTTIPFDGDGPVYPVFVNEAAYYEKGEAFAKTRKVTLTARRLDAAGAPREAPPQTRFPGDV